The following are from one region of the Thermoproteus uzoniensis 768-20 genome:
- a CDS encoding DUF1156 domain-containing protein: protein MTSLLESGIPIEAVNEYSEVEKGPGRPPHWEMVFWWTRKPLAGARAIIAASLLPADAYSNPEQFLNDLFPCRHERKTVHHCNPSPRLVERLRGKKVLDPFAGFGSIPLEAARLGADAAAVELLPTAYVFLKAVLEYPKKFGRLTAEVAGREAKELGLEDAVKKFNGVKAVADSARYKVPMLIYDVARWGRWVLEQLRNDPDVAGLYDADVYIGTWEVKCPVCGRYTPLVGNWWLARVKDGTQYKRLAWMKWEGGRASIMDLNDECRRQGGINCGELNAKVQTKEEEGEGGSVEWRGQRYTVPAKNIDARNETAQCLYCRAEINHRVVNGKITKGGRRDGDWYVKWALRQWNELYEKYLRGEIALEDLKNAPARPTLLAKVYIKDGDLQFQSAAQQDIDKLWQAAEKLKQMWGDPDTPIEVFAPYQMGSAGAFRITLWGFDKFFKLFNSRQLLTLAKLVKLIREAGKKIEEEKLKDGWSKGEALDYSEATVVYLSIALVRYADYNAVITFWNYGGQLPAQVAHGLSMRGIAMSWNYGDVSPFVEMSGTGTFLSNLNKLYKKIIPYLITISSDNSKAKVLLDDASELYRLGGEKFDLIVTDPPYADDVPYSELSDFYFVWLKRALSDSDGTTLRPRFLPEAFFDELGLEVRTQWEQFAVREVSESEGRREYFKVDTTFRDMLAKAFANVLRFLKEDGLLVTYYVAKKPESWVALVDALWRVNGLEMVAAYPVATESEENVVARGKASVLGGYVSAWRRRSGPRPLDLSAERERIIEEVARRVDRRLKVVSSGTSKKKNGMTTWVYAYLAALEYLTAHSPVTLGGLELDSEGLMRQAVAIAFEALLRKAGVRLSDPAAHAYLALRIMESEKGYVDSDTLSHVERATGLPHVDLVKLGLIREADVGGPRVAKRKAFEVLAPRRDTVDEIRRVYSAQRGRPALDCLRQLQLNLLAKTSVACAPEVREEALALARALVELARAGVLDEDDVDVKTARVILGAEWWG from the coding sequence ATGACGTCTCTACTTGAGTCGGGCATTCCGATTGAGGCCGTTAACGAATATAGTGAGGTTGAGAAGGGGCCGGGGAGGCCTCCGCATTGGGAGATGGTGTTTTGGTGGACTAGGAAGCCGCTGGCTGGGGCTAGGGCGATAATCGCCGCGTCTCTGCTGCCCGCCGACGCCTACAGCAACCCGGAGCAGTTCCTGAACGACCTCTTCCCGTGCCGCCACGAGAGGAAGACGGTTCACCACTGCAACCCCTCGCCGCGCCTCGTGGAGAGGCTGAGGGGCAAGAAGGTGCTCGATCCCTTCGCGGGGTTCGGCTCCATCCCGCTGGAGGCGGCCAGGCTCGGCGCCGACGCCGCGGCCGTGGAGCTCCTGCCCACTGCCTACGTCTTCCTCAAGGCGGTGCTGGAGTACCCGAAGAAGTTCGGCCGCCTCACCGCGGAGGTCGCCGGCAGAGAGGCGAAGGAGCTCGGCCTGGAGGACGCGGTGAAGAAGTTCAACGGCGTGAAGGCGGTGGCGGACTCCGCCAGGTACAAGGTGCCCATGCTCATATACGACGTCGCGAGGTGGGGCAGGTGGGTCCTGGAGCAACTGCGAAACGACCCGGACGTGGCGGGGCTCTACGACGCCGACGTCTATATAGGCACTTGGGAGGTCAAGTGCCCCGTCTGCGGCCGCTACACCCCCTTGGTGGGCAACTGGTGGCTCGCCAGGGTCAAAGACGGCACACAGTACAAGCGGCTCGCCTGGATGAAGTGGGAAGGCGGCCGCGCCTCTATAATGGACCTAAACGATGAGTGTAGAAGGCAGGGCGGGATCAACTGCGGCGAGCTCAACGCCAAGGTGCAGACAAAGGAGGAAGAGGGGGAGGGCGGCTCGGTGGAGTGGCGGGGACAGCGCTACACCGTGCCCGCCAAAAACATAGACGCCAGAAATGAGACCGCCCAGTGCCTATACTGCCGGGCCGAGATCAACCACAGGGTGGTCAACGGCAAAATCACAAAAGGCGGGAGGAGGGACGGAGACTGGTACGTCAAGTGGGCCCTCCGCCAGTGGAACGAGCTGTACGAAAAGTACCTACGGGGCGAGATCGCTCTAGAGGACCTTAAAAACGCCCCCGCCAGGCCCACACTCCTTGCCAAGGTATACATCAAAGACGGAGACCTGCAGTTCCAGTCAGCGGCTCAACAAGACATAGACAAGCTGTGGCAAGCCGCCGAGAAACTCAAACAGATGTGGGGAGATCCAGACACACCTATAGAGGTGTTTGCGCCATACCAAATGGGTTCAGCAGGTGCTTTTAGGATCACGCTATGGGGTTTCGACAAATTCTTTAAGCTCTTCAACTCACGCCAGCTTCTTACCTTGGCCAAGCTGGTGAAGCTCATCCGCGAAGCTGGGAAAAAGATAGAGGAGGAGAAACTCAAAGATGGATGGAGTAAAGGAGAGGCGTTAGACTATTCAGAGGCGACAGTCGTCTATCTATCAATAGCACTGGTAAGATATGCGGACTACAATGCTGTCATCACTTTCTGGAATTACGGAGGGCAATTACCGGCACAGGTAGCACATGGATTATCAATGCGTGGGATTGCTATGTCGTGGAACTATGGTGATGTTAGTCCATTTGTTGAAATGAGTGGCACAGGTACCTTCCTTTCTAATCTCAATAAGTTGTATAAAAAAATCATTCCGTATCTTATAACAATAAGTAGCGATAATTCTAAAGCTAAGGTACTTCTTGACGATGCCTCTGAATTATATAGACTAGGAGGCGAAAAATTCGACCTCATAGTCACGGATCCGCCCTATGCAGATGATGTGCCCTACTCTGAGCTGAGCGACTTCTACTTTGTGTGGCTTAAGAGGGCGCTTAGCGATAGCGACGGCACGACGCTTCGGCCGAGGTTCCTCCCGGAGGCCTTTTTCGACGAGCTCGGGCTGGAGGTGAGGACCCAGTGGGAGCAATTCGCCGTGAGGGAGGTGTCGGAGAGCGAGGGCCGCCGCGAGTACTTCAAGGTCGACACGACTTTCCGCGACATGCTGGCTAAGGCTTTTGCGAACGTGCTTAGGTTTTTGAAGGAGGATGGGCTCCTCGTGACTTACTACGTGGCTAAGAAGCCGGAGTCGTGGGTTGCCCTGGTGGATGCCCTCTGGCGTGTGAACGGGCTGGAGATGGTGGCGGCCTACCCAGTGGCTACCGAGAGTGAGGAGAACGTCGTGGCTAGGGGCAAGGCGTCTGTGCTGGGCGGCTACGTCTCTGCGTGGAGGCGCAGGTCTGGGCCGAGGCCTCTGGACCTGTCGGCCGAGAGGGAGAGGATAATAGAGGAGGTGGCCAGGAGAGTTGACCGCAGGTTGAAGGTCGTGTCCAGCGGCACGTCGAAGAAGAAAAACGGCATGACGACATGGGTTTACGCCTATTTGGCGGCTTTGGAGTACCTCACGGCCCACAGCCCGGTTACGCTCGGCGGCTTGGAGCTGGACTCCGAGGGGTTGATGAGGCAGGCTGTGGCTATCGCCTTCGAGGCCCTCCTCAGGAAGGCCGGGGTGAGGCTGTCCGACCCGGCGGCGCATGCGTACCTTGCCCTCCGCATCATGGAGAGCGAGAAGGGGTATGTGGACAGCGACACCCTGTCCCACGTGGAGCGGGCCACCGGCCTGCCGCATGTAGATCTCGTCAAGTTGGGGCTGATTAGGGAGGCCGACGTGGGTGGGCCGAGGGTGGCTAAGCGTAAGGCCTTCGAGGTCCTGGCGCCGCGGAGGGACACGGTGGACGAGATCCGGCGGGTGTACTCGGCCCAGCGGGGGCGGCCGGCGCTGGACTGCCTCCGCCAGCTACAGCTAAACCTCCTGGCTAAGACCTCTGTGGCCTGTGCGCCGGAGGTTAGGGAGGAGGCCTTGGCGCTGGCCAGGGCGCTTGTGGAGCTGGCTAGGGCCGGGGTCCTCGACGAGGATGACGTCGATGTGAAGACAGCGAGGGTTATCCTGGGCGCCGAGTGGTGGGGGTAG
- a CDS encoding DUF499 domain-containing protein, whose amino-acid sequence MSFVKLLAEGKISPAIDIYEVYGALFLGRNPEEAHKVYCDPDSFFKITYVTPGFRQHLEDFLKKLAAGESQIYTLPALLGAGKSHFLALVLHIIALYRRCKGSGECVSRHLADYGIELYTPTLAKVPNVAVFRAGRVLGEFERRLRSLATKEELRAALRDASPIVLLFDETQYLEEEPGFVQWIQTLAEVAGEIKGVYLFVSYSLFPEGGRGPALETSKSLSAVERMNVVRVSLDTAKNIAAVFRRWADLRPRRVDIAPLKDVVREEVLRDFEKRLEEAYPFNPVFLDVVLRLADESLAERTKVQMTRELLRTLARAYVKASPEELVTFAHLPEPEDILVVGGPLAGEWSTLVKLYKEDVDRLGGKAAVSVLRHILLATFLARLMPAESLYPTEDNLVAGSYNALDIRPVDVKDVLAKATDVGLHVARLGDRYVYWFIGDEVHAIREAMFKFSYEDGIDVVADQLAALLRENARFFSAVYVSGVSSQKKAFGKVVILTNRDEWARALDDADKSTLAVDLMEFGLGRRRNNLFFVRRDDSGPVPADAGRLLERFADVKNVKEAAVALGQLYKAVDEVLVNLYHYFPDLLSMEDERIKREMEQLLRSRVERWKERASAVLKTASYTWLRRVVAGFTEPEARRLDEYLNEVARQRSDVLRGLVERVFAELQWDGFKKLGDLWSLYLNNEKFPPAPVSFEEFLEAVKSYCAGCSCLFEVDGEVKWLSKTGCEIPPLDKDVGVAPLRWRDQLVEWAVEAFLKQLASLSTSTTRYYIVYRRPSGEEVRRAVDDLLSSRGEWPFLSEGRLEVEVRERAIEVRVDGVATPVVERNPGSRVRVEVVGSDDLLTVIYRIGDVEREESASGKVHVFEVDLPSEPGIYSMQIEAVFRDGTRDRRNVSVNIKGRCKRPRTKYSVDVGDAIRGISVTHVKDARGLLDYFVKRGVPLRLSVKAAQAGGDLIINVDATFNITSPEIRERAIRLLAALEYLSPAADVKFEFTPPVQVDGDMAQKFKGAKYSFDVEVEEIC is encoded by the coding sequence GTGTCTTTTGTAAAGTTGCTGGCCGAGGGTAAGATAAGTCCGGCCATCGACATATATGAGGTTTACGGGGCGTTATTTCTAGGGAGGAATCCGGAAGAGGCCCACAAGGTCTACTGCGACCCTGACTCCTTCTTCAAGATTACATACGTCACGCCTGGGTTTAGACAGCACCTTGAGGATTTCTTGAAGAAGCTGGCGGCGGGGGAGTCGCAGATATATACGCTTCCCGCCTTGCTGGGAGCCGGCAAGTCTCACTTCCTCGCCCTGGTGCTCCACATCATCGCCCTATATAGGCGGTGTAAGGGCTCCGGCGAGTGCGTCTCGCGGCATCTGGCGGACTACGGCATCGAGCTCTATACGCCTACTCTGGCGAAGGTGCCCAATGTGGCTGTCTTTAGGGCCGGACGCGTCTTGGGGGAGTTCGAGAGGAGGCTGAGGTCTCTCGCCACTAAGGAGGAGCTCCGGGCCGCGTTGAGGGACGCGTCGCCTATCGTGTTGCTCTTCGACGAGACGCAGTACCTGGAGGAGGAGCCCGGCTTTGTCCAGTGGATCCAGACGCTGGCGGAGGTCGCCGGGGAGATCAAGGGCGTCTATCTCTTCGTGTCCTACTCCCTCTTCCCGGAGGGCGGCCGGGGACCTGCTCTCGAGACTTCCAAGTCGCTGAGCGCCGTGGAGAGGATGAACGTGGTGAGGGTCAGCTTGGATACGGCTAAGAACATAGCGGCTGTCTTCAGGCGCTGGGCCGACCTCCGGCCCCGGAGAGTCGACATAGCGCCGCTGAAGGACGTGGTGCGGGAGGAAGTCTTGAGGGATTTCGAGAAGAGGCTGGAGGAGGCCTACCCCTTCAACCCCGTCTTTCTCGACGTCGTGTTGAGGCTCGCCGACGAGTCGCTGGCCGAGCGGACCAAGGTCCAGATGACTAGGGAGCTTCTCCGCACTCTGGCTAGGGCTTACGTCAAGGCGTCTCCCGAGGAGCTCGTGACCTTTGCCCACCTGCCGGAGCCCGAGGATATCCTCGTCGTCGGGGGGCCTCTGGCCGGCGAGTGGTCCACCTTGGTGAAGCTGTACAAGGAGGATGTCGACCGGCTTGGCGGTAAGGCCGCAGTTTCTGTCCTGAGGCACATCCTGCTTGCGACGTTTCTGGCTAGGCTTATGCCGGCCGAGTCCCTCTACCCCACCGAGGACAACCTCGTGGCGGGTAGCTACAACGCCCTCGACATCAGGCCGGTGGACGTGAAGGACGTGCTCGCCAAGGCCACCGATGTGGGGCTCCACGTGGCGAGGCTGGGCGATAGGTACGTCTATTGGTTTATCGGCGACGAGGTCCACGCCATTAGGGAGGCCATGTTTAAATTCTCCTACGAGGACGGCATAGACGTAGTCGCAGATCAGCTGGCCGCCCTTCTGAGGGAGAACGCGCGCTTCTTCTCGGCCGTCTACGTCTCGGGCGTGAGCAGCCAGAAGAAGGCCTTTGGCAAGGTGGTGATTCTGACCAATAGGGATGAGTGGGCCAGGGCGCTGGACGACGCGGATAAGTCCACGCTGGCGGTTGACTTGATGGAGTTTGGGCTGGGTAGGCGGAGGAACAACCTCTTTTTCGTGAGGCGGGACGACTCGGGGCCTGTGCCTGCCGACGCGGGGCGGCTTTTGGAGAGGTTTGCGGATGTTAAGAACGTGAAGGAGGCCGCCGTGGCGTTGGGCCAGCTCTACAAGGCAGTTGACGAGGTCCTTGTCAACCTGTACCACTACTTCCCAGACCTTCTGTCCATGGAGGACGAGAGAATTAAGCGGGAGATGGAGCAGTTGCTGAGGAGTAGGGTGGAGCGGTGGAAGGAGCGGGCCTCCGCGGTGTTGAAGACGGCGTCCTACACATGGCTGAGGAGAGTGGTCGCGGGCTTCACGGAGCCGGAGGCGAGGCGGCTCGACGAGTACCTAAACGAGGTGGCTAGGCAGAGGTCCGACGTTTTGAGGGGGCTTGTGGAGCGGGTCTTCGCCGAGCTCCAGTGGGACGGCTTTAAGAAGCTGGGAGATCTCTGGAGCCTATACCTGAACAACGAGAAGTTCCCGCCCGCGCCGGTCTCGTTCGAGGAGTTCCTGGAGGCCGTCAAGAGCTACTGCGCCGGGTGTAGCTGTCTGTTCGAGGTGGACGGAGAGGTTAAGTGGCTTTCCAAGACGGGTTGCGAGATCCCGCCCCTCGACAAGGACGTGGGGGTCGCCCCGCTGAGGTGGAGGGACCAGCTCGTGGAGTGGGCCGTTGAGGCCTTTCTGAAACAGCTGGCGTCCCTTTCCACCAGCACCACCCGGTACTATATAGTATATAGGCGGCCCAGCGGCGAGGAGGTGAGGAGGGCCGTGGACGATTTATTGTCGTCTAGGGGTGAGTGGCCCTTCCTTTCGGAGGGCCGCCTGGAGGTCGAGGTCAGAGAGAGGGCTATTGAGGTCAGGGTCGACGGGGTGGCCACGCCGGTAGTGGAGCGTAACCCCGGCTCTAGGGTGAGGGTGGAGGTGGTTGGGAGCGACGATCTGTTGACTGTGATTTACCGGATAGGCGACGTGGAGAGGGAGGAAAGCGCCTCCGGAAAGGTCCACGTGTTTGAGGTCGACCTGCCATCGGAGCCAGGCATCTATAGTATGCAGATCGAGGCTGTGTTTAGAGACGGCACTAGGGATAGGAGGAACGTCTCGGTGAATATCAAGGGGCGGTGTAAAAGGCCGCGGACTAAGTACTCTGTCGACGTCGGCGACGCCATCAGAGGAATCTCGGTTACTCACGTAAAGGATGCGCGCGGGTTGCTTGATTACTTTGTAAAGAGAGGTGTTCCGCTGAGGTTGAGCGTGAAGGCGGCCCAGGCAGGGGGCGACTTAATTATCAACGTCGACGCCACGTTTAACATAACGTCTCCAGAGATCCGAGAGCGCGCGATTAGGTTGCTGGCCGCGTTGGAGTACCTATCTCCTGCCGCCGACGTCAAATTCGAGTTCACGCCTCCAGTACAAGTGGACGGCGACATGGCCCAGAAGTTCAAGGGCGCCAAGTACTCCTTCGACGTGGAGGTGGAGGAGATATGCTGA
- a CDS encoding SNF2-related protein translates to MVSLIEILRQAGKELYKHQLDFVSDALWLPRPRLLLADDVGLGKTIQSLLLIKAFMELGRVNHVLVIVPRAVLGQWAGELQRFDIQHYVVENPEFPLGYRVYLITMDRAKMPDYLNSLNRISWDLVVIDEAHKIRLDTQRMSLSHLCRTAGGCLLLTATPHTGDEQDYRFLTSLVDGLVIRREKKDVEEYEGRRIFPRLNYWVVQVRASREESQALLSVLYKLRNASVEPIVRVVVEKRAMSSPASFFKTLGRVVGGPCDLSTLEEGELDACIGNVAGWKELAELAQRFAKAPDRKLDALRKLLGMWRGRKVLVFTEYATTAEYLFQSLAGGCKVVDSGEGFAKADCGNLGVMYATAKAREKIDVDVEASLLASSFDTAVFISTDIMSEGVNLQMYDVVVNYEVVWSPTKHVQRVGRIWRFGQKADSVLVVDMVLSAGGERDEYAMYLDLLEKLYNISLRALPPQSYGEFEIYELSEDQLQKIIEIGSSAYIEEADVLAALSDGERVRELRRRIEAILKAKEEVRWKSKALVESGLKAKLGYPYETRPEPGGGYYLAEVEYFSAKQRVYTESVLVRLETPLSRSREIKKGVFREGAVDWDLVEVESGDVREDEREEVARLVHMNVWMDLKKYLDNTRDLLHLDDVEYRLARIRRARVEGVGTVAVEEFEERVEAEVRRSKNIERTEKAAVNCVREWLRNNGYVVRHDYYSGPRPFDMVVLKDGTMYVVEIKGKWIGKREEPFSFTANEIDFASRYPDRYIICTAYVEGDRCVELSCTPFVQFQKEWVLETVRGIEYKYNARKRPSS, encoded by the coding sequence ATGGTCTCGCTGATAGAGATCCTCAGACAGGCGGGCAAGGAGCTCTACAAACACCAGCTAGATTTCGTCTCCGACGCCCTCTGGCTCCCTAGGCCGAGGCTTCTTCTAGCAGACGACGTAGGGCTTGGGAAGACCATACAGTCGCTCTTGCTAATTAAGGCGTTTATGGAGCTGGGGCGGGTTAACCACGTCCTCGTCATCGTCCCGCGGGCCGTATTGGGTCAGTGGGCCGGCGAGTTGCAGAGATTTGATATCCAGCACTACGTGGTGGAGAACCCTGAGTTTCCTCTGGGCTATCGGGTTTACCTCATCACGATGGATAGGGCGAAGATGCCCGACTACTTGAACTCCCTCAACCGCATCTCTTGGGATCTGGTGGTGATCGATGAGGCGCATAAAATCAGGCTAGATACCCAGAGGATGAGCTTGTCGCATCTCTGCAGAACGGCTGGGGGCTGTCTATTGCTCACCGCAACGCCGCATACAGGCGACGAACAGGACTACCGTTTCTTGACGTCTCTGGTAGACGGGCTCGTCATAAGGAGAGAGAAGAAGGACGTAGAGGAGTACGAGGGGCGTAGGATATTCCCTCGCCTCAATTATTGGGTTGTACAAGTGAGGGCCTCCAGGGAGGAGTCGCAAGCTCTGTTGAGCGTGTTGTACAAGCTCAGGAACGCTAGCGTGGAGCCCATCGTCCGCGTGGTGGTGGAGAAGCGCGCTATGTCCAGCCCTGCGTCGTTCTTCAAGACGCTGGGGAGAGTCGTCGGAGGTCCTTGCGACCTGTCCACCCTTGAGGAGGGAGAGCTGGACGCCTGTATAGGCAACGTGGCCGGATGGAAGGAGCTAGCGGAGCTGGCCCAGAGGTTCGCCAAGGCCCCCGACAGGAAGCTCGACGCGTTGAGGAAGCTGTTGGGCATGTGGAGGGGGAGGAAGGTTTTGGTCTTCACGGAATACGCGACCACGGCGGAGTACCTCTTCCAGTCGCTTGCCGGTGGGTGTAAAGTCGTGGATTCCGGCGAGGGATTCGCCAAGGCTGACTGCGGCAACCTCGGCGTGATGTACGCGACCGCCAAGGCCAGGGAGAAGATAGACGTCGACGTCGAGGCCTCCCTCCTGGCCAGCTCCTTCGATACGGCGGTCTTTATATCGACCGACATAATGTCGGAAGGGGTCAACCTCCAGATGTACGACGTGGTGGTGAACTACGAGGTGGTGTGGAGCCCCACGAAGCATGTGCAAAGGGTTGGGAGGATTTGGCGTTTCGGCCAGAAGGCCGACTCCGTGCTGGTGGTCGACATGGTGCTGAGCGCGGGCGGAGAACGAGACGAGTACGCCATGTATCTAGACCTCTTGGAGAAGCTTTACAACATCTCGTTGAGGGCGCTTCCGCCCCAGAGCTACGGCGAGTTTGAGATTTACGAGCTGTCCGAAGACCAGCTCCAGAAGATTATCGAGATCGGCTCCTCGGCCTACATCGAGGAGGCCGACGTCCTCGCCGCCTTGTCAGACGGGGAGAGGGTGAGAGAGCTCAGGCGGAGGATTGAGGCTATACTGAAGGCTAAGGAGGAGGTCAGGTGGAAGTCGAAGGCGCTGGTGGAGAGCGGGCTCAAGGCCAAGCTGGGGTACCCCTATGAGACGAGGCCCGAGCCTGGGGGCGGGTACTACCTCGCCGAGGTGGAGTACTTCTCCGCAAAGCAGCGTGTGTACACAGAGTCTGTGCTGGTGCGTCTGGAGACTCCGCTCAGCCGGAGTCGCGAGATTAAGAAGGGAGTTTTTAGGGAGGGCGCTGTGGATTGGGACTTAGTCGAGGTGGAGTCTGGCGATGTGAGGGAGGACGAGCGGGAGGAGGTTGCTAGGCTTGTCCACATGAATGTCTGGATGGATTTGAAGAAGTACCTAGACAACACGAGGGATTTGCTCCATCTGGACGACGTTGAGTACAGGCTAGCGAGAATTAGGAGGGCTAGAGTGGAGGGGGTGGGGACTGTAGCTGTGGAGGAGTTTGAGGAGAGGGTCGAGGCGGAGGTGAGGCGGAGCAAGAATATCGAGCGGACTGAGAAGGCGGCTGTTAACTGCGTAAGGGAGTGGTTGAGAAATAACGGCTACGTGGTCAGGCATGACTACTACAGCGGGCCTAGGCCTTTCGACATGGTTGTGTTAAAGGACGGGACGATGTACGTTGTTGAGATTAAGGGGAAGTGGATAGGCAAGAGGGAAGAGCCCTTTTCCTTCACTGCAAACGAGATCGATTTTGCCTCAAGGTATCCCGACCGCTACATAATATGCACGGCCTACGTAGAGGGGGATAGGTGTGTGGAGCTTTCGTGCACGCCCTTTGTGCAGTTCCAGAAGGAGTGGGTACTGGAGACAGTTAGGGGCATTGAATACAAGTACAACGCTAGGAAGAGGCCTTCTTCCTAG
- a CDS encoding PaREP1 family protein has protein sequence MELSKPWLDLEGYKKTRMLEAEYEAELAERFLRQGLVRNAAGKAFQAWKALMGAMLADKVAELERLYPGSVEIKEGRRVKKAYWILALVPTTLMKELSQLLGREAVLATSLALQIHQYNGPDREGVLSPYRNEESARGDVQILIDIVKEFLSRYK, from the coding sequence GTGGAGTTGTCAAAGCCGTGGCTTGATTTAGAGGGGTATAAAAAGACGCGGATGCTGGAGGCTGAATACGAGGCCGAGCTGGCTGAGAGGTTTCTCCGACAGGGCCTTGTCAGAAACGCGGCTGGCAAGGCGTTCCAGGCGTGGAAGGCCTTGATGGGCGCCATGCTTGCCGACAAGGTTGCCGAGCTGGAGCGGCTCTATCCAGGATCCGTGGAGATTAAGGAGGGGAGGAGAGTTAAAAAGGCCTATTGGATACTCGCCTTAGTCCCCACCACTTTGATGAAAGAGCTCTCGCAGTTGTTGGGCCGCGAGGCCGTCCTCGCCACGTCTCTAGCCCTCCAAATACATCAATACAACGGGCCGGATAGAGAGGGAGTTTTAAGCCCCTACCGCAACGAGGAGTCGGCTAGGGGGGACGTCCAGATATTAATCGATATTGTGAAGGAGTTTCTAAGCCGATATAAGTAG
- a CDS encoding PaREP1 family protein, which translates to MELSREVAEIVKKAAGGRDPEEFLVELVAARLDPPQRVEAYLALHEKYLREAEELYRKGDLAQAGEKYWGAVTALLNAIAEKRGWEHYSHRDYAVAVERLYEETKDRELIVGFRMAEGLHANYYHNFMRREGFELHREAVLKLVEKLMGLLAR; encoded by the coding sequence GTGGAGCTCTCGCGCGAGGTGGCGGAGATCGTGAAAAAGGCGGCGGGGGGCCGCGACCCCGAGGAGTTCCTCGTCGAGCTGGTGGCGGCTAGGCTTGACCCGCCTCAGCGGGTCGAGGCCTACTTGGCGCTTCACGAGAAGTATCTTAGGGAGGCGGAGGAGCTTTACAGAAAGGGCGATCTGGCGCAGGCCGGCGAGAAGTACTGGGGCGCCGTCACGGCGTTACTAAACGCCATAGCCGAGAAGCGAGGCTGGGAACACTACAGCCACCGAGACTACGCCGTCGCGGTAGAGAGGCTGTACGAGGAGACGAAAGACCGAGAGTTGATAGTTGGTTTTAGAATGGCTGAAGGCCTCCACGCCAACTACTACCACAACTTCATGAGAAGAGAGGGGTTTGAGCTACATAGAGAGGCTGTGCTGAAGCTGGTGGAGAAGCTGATGGGTCTTCTGGCGCGTTGA
- a CDS encoding 3-methyl-2-oxobutanoate dehydrogenase subunit beta: MTVRIDLLPKKKYVLPGNSACAGCGMMIGWKILGMALGEEAVLSIPASCASVVQGLGPKSGIGMPVLNVPFASAASVATGISEAFKQLGVKGQAVVWAGDGGTADIGFAAVSAAAERNSDVLYIMYDNEAYMNTGIQRSSETPKGAWTTTTPTGKKEAKKDVALILLAHNVPYVATANIAYPQDFYRKIKRASEIRGFKFIHLFAPCPPGWLFDPSLTVEVARKAVETGVFILWEYDNGELKLNPPSSALVDKKRRKPLVEYLKLQGRYAHLTEDQIRQMEEEIDRKWQFLLRFAQAAKA; this comes from the coding sequence ATGACCGTAAGGATAGACCTACTGCCGAAGAAGAAGTACGTGCTACCCGGCAACTCCGCCTGCGCCGGCTGCGGCATGATGATAGGCTGGAAGATACTCGGCATGGCCCTCGGCGAGGAGGCCGTGCTGTCGATACCGGCCAGCTGCGCCTCGGTCGTGCAGGGGCTGGGCCCCAAGTCCGGCATAGGGATGCCGGTGCTCAACGTGCCCTTCGCCTCGGCCGCCTCCGTGGCCACGGGGATATCGGAGGCTTTCAAGCAGCTGGGCGTCAAGGGACAGGCAGTCGTGTGGGCCGGAGACGGGGGGACCGCCGACATAGGCTTCGCCGCTGTCAGCGCGGCCGCCGAGAGGAACAGCGACGTCCTCTACATAATGTACGACAACGAGGCCTACATGAACACCGGCATACAGAGGAGTAGCGAGACGCCGAAAGGCGCGTGGACCACGACGACCCCCACGGGCAAGAAGGAGGCCAAGAAAGACGTGGCGTTGATACTGCTGGCCCACAACGTGCCGTACGTGGCCACGGCAAACATAGCCTACCCGCAAGACTTCTACCGCAAGATAAAGAGGGCGTCGGAGATAAGGGGCTTCAAGTTCATCCACCTCTTCGCCCCCTGTCCCCCCGGCTGGCTCTTCGACCCGTCGCTGACCGTCGAGGTGGCCAGAAAGGCCGTGGAGACCGGCGTCTTCATACTCTGGGAGTACGACAACGGCGAGCTCAAGCTCAACCCGCCGAGCTCCGCGCTGGTGGACAAGAAGAGGAGAAAGCCGTTGGTCGAGTACCTCAAGCTACAGGGGAGGTACGCCCACTTGACGGAGGACCAGATAAGGCAGATGGAGGAGGAAATAGACCGCAAGTGGCAGTTCCTCCTGCGCTTCGCCCAAGCCGCAAAGGCCTAA